In Scleropages formosus chromosome 20, fSclFor1.1, whole genome shotgun sequence, a single window of DNA contains:
- the LOC108939862 gene encoding WD repeat-containing protein on Y chromosome — translation MCDVRKCKDSSWNAYEREPPSFITRHNQGQNVHLEDELHLEHLLLLREAFDNHAPSAVASGPAGGVEELVRRVRRPGRGFTRQEGRMNSEEFQAALRALLGSERWDSQTEQLFNKVDASCNGYVDWDKLCSYLLLQHREKEFAARPRDSVLSSQPLVRHCVHNKQETTTRVLAVTHPLPLRFFSVSKQGTMTIWDSNLDILRTHEVPGDSSESHGDRRKFRKWTTDAVYMPNVHKIAVTTTSRDIHFFDVSTSKCFEEFHLFGIKNVPTSLCYWYDDKSPGHRSVLLWGDDSGGVSLLWFLHPQKGMFETTFSNNNRPQKIFMHDICNHSRLVSYQMAHRIHEDPVNRVICDPQADLLITSSTSATTSVVITDISFKKKCYIWKINKGVTCFDFCKPLNLLVTAGMDPAVRLWNQYVTSRPMATLHGHCTTVLDVVIYKAMGQIFSYSKDAVLKVWDVPSQSCLRSLLLKFPCVQAGRPLEHGNFPFLLLSAVPHMLLVSCRDYLGLLHLDRGDSGRAGCLTHSAPISSALYNPILKQVATGCDDSTVCLWDVETGAKCLQLSNVHGKEEITCMTFDLSYRRLITGARNGTIKVWNVINGQNLHKLEAIAEAEVTGVICLPDNKLLAVGWSQQITQYNITDPNVVYIQADLSWKSGQVHKEDILAADLCSARGLLATASFDGEIIIWTLETQRPLLHIHRASNIRVQPPVDKLLFLQQRARGGQWRTGALLVSSEAGHLCWWSIVGPEHKHGCFYAPQTADECVLGLNSDQDNRLLVSGDTAGSIQVWDISQFGLGAEKQSSTDQPPLLHCWRAHDSTLVSVELLTFNDQLFLLSASTDQTARLWCWDGQYVGFFGQDQKWNLHDPTTYQLLRDPWGNCKVAVEEVGSGSRQSYGCEDQGPGKAAATGESHGSRTQTSSPPKHGMILEGSINPQGDSHQTANKTAALRPQVSQDLQKRRAARQERRLAFRSIDASKMSRVSGVCTPFQALAMQECKEFQLPRDLPMSTWMLRQGLRSILETGLGSSPQSTCSSSTERAEDVV, via the exons ATGTGTGACGTGAGGAAATGCAAGGACAGCTCATGGAACGCTTATGAGAGGGAACCTCCTAGTTTCATCACACG TCACAATCAGGGGCAGAATGTCCACCTGGAGGATGAGCTGCATTTGGAACACCTTTTGCTGCTGCGGGAAGCCTTCGACAATCACGCGCCCTCAGCCGTGGCGTCCGGACCGGCGGGAGGGGTAGAAGAACTGGTCCGCAGAGTTCGGAGGCCTGGCAGGGGATTTACGAGACAGGAGGGCAGGATGAACTCGGAGGAGTTTCAGGCAGCCCTGAGGGCTCTGCTCGGCTCCGAGCGCTGGGACAGCCAGACGGAACAACTCTTCAACAAG GTGGATGCATCATGCAATGGCTACGTGGACTGGGACAAGCTGTGCTCCTACTTGCTGCTGCAGCACAGGGAGAAAGAGTTCGCGGCCCGGCCCCGAGACTCGGTTCTGAGCTCCCAGCCGCTGGTCCGACACTGCGTTCACAACAAG CAAGAGACCACGACACGTGTCCTAGCAGTGACCCACCCTCTGCCCCTGCGCTTCTTCAGTGTTAGTAAGCAAGGCACAATGACCATCTGGGACAGCAACCTGGACATTCTCAGAACTCACGAG GTCCCAGGGGACTCCAGCGAGAGCCATGGAGACAGGAGGAAGTTCAGGAAGTGGACAACTGATGCTGTCTACATGCCCAATGTCCACAAGATTGCGGTTACCACAACCAGCAGGGACATCCACTTCTTTGATGTCTCAACATCCAAGTGCTTTGAGGAGTTCCACCTGTTTG GGATAAAAAATGTGCCAACCTCACTTTGCTACTGGTATGACGATAAg TCTCCAGGACACCGTTCTGTGCTGCTATGGGGGGACGACAGTGGCGGTGTTAGCCTGTTGTGGTTCCTCCACCCTCAAAAAGGCATGTTTGAGACCACCTTCAGCAACAATAATCGTCCACAGAAAATCTTCATGCAT GATATTTGCAATCACAGTCGACTAGTTTCCTATCAGATGGCACATAGGATTCACGAGGATCCGGTCAACAGGGTTATCTGCGATCCCCAGGCTGACCTGCTCATTACTTCATCGACAAGTGCCACCACCTCGGTGGTCATTACGGACATATCCTTCAAGAAGAAATGCTATATCTGGAAAATCAACAAG GGTGTCACATGCTTTGACTTCTGCAAACCCCTGAATCTGTTAGTGACGGCAGGCATGGACCCAGCTGTGAGGCTGTGGAACCAATATGTGACCAGCCGCCCAATGGCGACCTTGCATGGACACTGTACCACAGTTCTGGATGTGGTCATCTACAAGGCAATGGGACAAATTTTCAGCTATTCAAAGgatgct GTGCTGAAGGTGTGGGACGTCCCGTCGCAGAGCTGTCTAAGGAGCCTGCTGCTGAAGTTCCCCTGCGTGCAGGCAGGGCGCCCCCTGGAGCATGGCAACTTCCCCTTCCTGCTGCTTTCAGCTGTACCCCACATGCTGCTTGTGTCTTGTCGCGACTACCTGGGCTTACTGCACCTGGACCGTGGAGACTCTGGGAGGGCAGGCTGCCTGACTCACAGTGCCCCCATCTCCAGCGCGCTTTACAACCCCATTCTGAAGCAG GTGGCAACGGGATGCGATGACTCCACAGTCTGTCTGTGGGATGTGGAGACAGGAGCCAAGTGTCTGCAGCTGAGCAACGTCCATGGGAAGGAGGAGATCACCTGCATGACCTTTGACTTGTCGTACCGCCGGCTCATCACTGGGGCACGCAATGGCACCATCAAG GTGTGGAACGTTATAAATGGGCAGAATCTTCACAAGCTCGAGGCCATCGCTGAGGCCGAGGTCACTGGGGTCATCTGTCTCCCTGACAACAAACTGCTGGCGGTGGGCTGGAGCCAACAGATAACTCAGTATAATATCACAGACCCTAAC GTTGTTTACATTCAGGCTGACCTGTCATGGAAATCCGGCCAGGTGCACAAGGAAGACATCCTGGCTGCGGATCTTTGCTCAGCCAGAGGCCTGCTGGCCACAGCCAGCTTTGATGGGGAGATCATTATCTGGACCTTGGAAACTCAGAGACCCCTACTTCACATACACAGAGCCTCTAACatcag GGTGCAGCCCCCAGTGGACAAGCTGCTGTTCCTGCAGCAAAGAGCGCGCGGGGGCCAGTGGAGGACAGGGGCGCTCCTTGTCAGCTCGGAGGCCGGCCACCTCTGCTGGTGGAGCATTGTTGGTCCCGAGCACAAGCATG GATGCTTCTATGCCCCCCAGACGGCTGATGAATGTGTGCTGGGGCTGAACTCTGACCAGGACAATAGGCTATTGGTGTCTGGTGATACCGCAGGCTCCATCCAAGTGTGGGACATCTCGCAGTTCGGACTTGGGGCTGAGAAGCAG TCCTCTACAGACCAACCCCCGCTCTTGCACTGCTGGAGGGCTCACGACAGCACACTGGTCAGCGTGGAGCTCCTGACCTTCAATGACCAACTTTTCCTTTTAAGTGCCTCAACAGATCAGACAGCTCGTCTGTGGTGCTGGGATGGCCAATATGTGGGCTTCTTTGGGCAGGATCAGAAATGGAACCTCCACGATCCCACAACCTACCAGCTCTTGAG AGACCCCTGGGGTAATTGTAAGGTTGCAGTGGAGGAGGTTGGGAGCGGAAGCAGGCAGTCGTACGGCTGTGAGGACCAGGGGCCAGGAAAGGCAGCCGCTACTGGGGAGAGTCATG GTTCTAGAACACAAACGTCATCTCCACCGAAGCATGGGATGATTCTGGAAGGCTCCATCAACCCACAGGGTGATTCTCATCAGACAGCAAACAAAACG GCTGCACTGAGGCCGCAGGTGTCACAGGACCTGCAGAAGAGGAGAGCTGCTCGGCAGGAGCGCCGCTTAGCTTTTCGGAGCATAGATGCTAGCAAGATGTCTCGTGTCAGTGGTGTCTGCACACCGTTCCAGGCCCTAGCCATGCAG GAGTGCAAAGAGTTTCAGCTGCCCAGGGATTTACCCATGAGCACCTGGATGCTGAGGCAGGGCTTGAGGAGCATCCTAGAAACAGGTCTGGGGTCTTCACCTCAGTCAACATGCAGCTCCAGCACTGAACGGGCAGAGGACGTGGTGTGA
- the fam20a gene encoding pseudokinase FAM20A: MWMRRDRLLVAVTLTAVFTADVYFVLLPKLREKYSGEGQGCPCSELWAGNASQGDWRASPWLSNSSAAATDTGEGQGATSTPRKPEGKEWASKLQWLFTHPLYNFRNPDLGAEGNLLQPDELMSYYRRKVSRWERQQKYYNEAAAAANISLPDREGTFNTEASWLKFHLGINRFALYARDDPSIDQLLQDMKNQKVISADYTQDEKALKGTCDCTQVVKPSGHHLKLALKLQDFGKAMFKPMRQARDQETPEDCFYFVDLQRHNAEIAAFHLDRILDFRRVPPVAGKLVNVTEEILYTTHNEELRSVFFTSPAGNRCFFAKCLYVCKTEYAVCGNPDTLEGSMSAYLPGLSIAPRISIPSPWIRSYTFAGKEEWEVNPFYCDSIKQLYPYNSGNRLLNIIDMAIFDFLTGNMDRHHYEIFTKFGDDGFLLHLDNARGFGRHSHDEMSILAPLTQCCIIKKSTLLRLKLLSQEDYQLSEVMRESLRHDALHPVLTEPHLRALDRRLQHVLRAVRRCIRRLGEAQVVMVDFVESRRATAQANTTR, encoded by the exons ATGTGGATGAGGAGGGACAGGCTGCTGGTGGCCGTCACCTTGACAGCTGTCTTCACCGCCGACGTTTACTTtgtgctgctgcccaagttgcgGGAGAAGTACTCCGGGGAGGGTCAAGGGTGCCCTTGTTCTGAGTTGTGGGCTGGCAATGCCAGCCAGGGTGACTGGCGCGCATCCCCCTGGCTGTCCAACTCCTCCGCCGCAGCTACCGATACAGGGGAGGGACAGGGGGCCACGTCCACCCCCAGAAAGCCAGAGGGCAAGGAATGGGCGTCCAAGCTGCAATGGCTTTTTACCCATCCGCTCTACAACTTCCGCAACCCAGATCTGGGAGCAGAGGGGAACCTGCTCCAGCCAGACGAGCTGATGAGTTACTACCGGAGGAAAGTGTCCCGCTGGGAAAG GCAACAGAAATACTACAATGAAGCTGCAGCGGCCGCCAATATCTCTTTACCTGATCGTGAGGGTACCTTCAACACTGAGGCCAGCTGGCTCAAGTTCCATCTGGGAATCAATCGGTTTGCTCTCTATGCCAGAGATGACCCCAGTATTGACCAGCTTCTCCAGGATATGAAGAACCAAAAGGTCATTAGTGCAG ACTACACACAAGATGAAAAAGCACTCAAAGGAACATGTGACTGCACACAAG TGGTGAAGCCCAGTGGACATCACCTGAAGCTTGCTTTGAAGCTGCAGGATTTTGGAAAAGCCATGTTCAAACCCATGAG GCAAGCAAGAGACCAGGAAACTCCAGAGGACTGCTTTTACTTTGTCGATCTGCAAAGACACAATGCCGAAATAGCAGCTTTTCACTTGGATAG GATACTAGACTTCCGCAGAGTCCCCCCTGTGGCTGGGAAGCTGGTCAATGTCACCGAGGAGATCCTATACACGACGCACAATGAAGAGCTGAGGAGTGTCTTCTTCACCTCTCCGG CGGGCAACAGATGCTTCTTCGCCAAGTGCTTGTACGTGTGCAAGACGGAATATGCCGTGTGCGGGAACCCGGACACGCTAGAGGGCTCAATGTCGGCCTACCTACCCGGCCTGAGCATCGCTCCACGCATCTCCATCCCCAGCCCCTGGATCCGCTCGTATACCTTCGCCGGGAAGGAAGA ATGGGAAGTTAATCCATTCTACTGTGACTCAATTAAGCAGCTTTATCCCTACAACTCAGGGAACAGACTGCTTAATATCATAGATATGGCCATATTTGACTTCCTCACAG gAAATATGGACCGACACCACTATGAGATCTTCACCAAGTTTGGAGATGATGGCTTTCTTCTTCACCTTGACAATGCCAGAGG GTTTGGAAGACACTCCCATGATGAGATGTCAATTCTGGCACCGTTGACACAATGCTGCAT AATTAAGAAGTCTACCCTCCTGAGGCTCAAGCTGCTGTCCCAGGAGGACTACCAGCTGAGTGAAGTGATGAGAGAGTCCCTGAGGCATGAcgccttgcatcctgtgctcACCGAACCCCACCTGCGTGCCCTAGACCGGCGGCTCCAGCATGTCTTGCGTGCCGTGCGCAGGTGTATCAGGAGGCTGGGAGAGGCACAGGTGGTAATGGTGGACTTTGTGGAGTCCCGCAGAGCGACAGCTCAGGCCAACACAACGAGGTAG